The Aquila chrysaetos chrysaetos chromosome 16, bAquChr1.4, whole genome shotgun sequence genome has a segment encoding these proteins:
- the WT1 gene encoding Wilms tumor protein isoform X2 — protein sequence MGSDVRDLNALLPSVPSLPSNSNCTMPVSSAAQWAPVLDFPPGASYGSLGPHSFIKQEPSWNGSDPHEEQYLSAFTVHFSGQFTGTAGACRYGPFGAPPPSQPPSGQARMFPNGPYLPNCLESQQAIRNQGYSTVAFDGTPSYGHTPSHHAAQFTNHSFKHEDPISQQPSLGDQQYSVPPPVYGCHTPTDSCTGSQALLLRTPYNSDNLYQMTSQLECMTWNQMNLGSTLKGHTAGYENENHSTPMLYSCGAQYRIHTHGVFRGIQDVRRVPGVAPTIVRSASETNEKRPFMCAYPGCNKRYFKLSHLQMHSRKHTGEKPYQCDFKDCERRFSRSDQLKRHQRRHTGVKPFQCKTCQRKFSRSDHLKTHTRTHTGEKPFSCRWPSCQKKFARSDELVRHHNMHQRNMTKLQLAL from the exons ATGGGCTCCGACGTCCGAGACCTCAACGCGCTGCTGCCCTCCGTGCCCTCCCTGCCGAGCAACAGCAACTGCACCATGCCGGTGAGCAGCGCGGCGCAGTGGGCTCCCGTCCTGGACTTCCCCCCCGGGGCCTCCTACGGCTCGCTGGGGCCGCACTCCTTCATCAAGCAGGAGCCGAGCTGGAACGGGTCGGACCCCCACGAGGAGCAATACCTGAGCGCCTTCACCGTCCACTTCTCCGGCCAGTTCACCGGCACGGCCGGGGCTTGCCGCTACGGGCCCTTCGGCGCCCCGCCGCCCAGCCAGCCGCCCTCCGGCCAGGCTCGGATGTTCCCCAACGGGCCCTACCTGCCCAACTGCTTGGAGAGCCAGCAAGCCATCCGCAACCAGG GTTACAGCACCGTGGCGTTTGACGGGACCCCCAGCTACGGCCACACGCCGTCTCACCACGCCGCCCAGTTCACAAACCACTCCTTCAAACACGAGGACCCCATCAGCCAGCAGCCCTCGCTAG GGGACCAGCAGTACTCGGTGCCTCCCCCGGTGTACGGCTGCCACACGCCCACCGACAGCTGCACGGGCAGTCAGGCCCTGCTCCTCCGGACCCCCTACAACAG TGACAATTTATACCAAATGACCTCACAGCTTGAGTGCATGACATGGAATCAAATGAACTTGGGATCCACACTGAAGGG CCATACAGCAGGATATGAAAATGAGAACCACAGCACTCCCATGTTATACAGCTGTGGGGCCCAGTACAGAATACACACCCATGGAGTTTTTAGAGGCATACAA GATGTCCGACGGGTGCCAGGTGTAGCTCCAACTATTGTCCGATCAGCAAGTGAGACAAACGAAAAACGTCCCTTCATGTGTGCATACCCTGGCTGTAACAAGCGATACTTTAAGTTGTCCCATTTACAGAtgcacagcagaaagcacacTG GTGAAAAACCTTATCAGTGTGATTTTAAGGACTGTGAACGAAGATTTTCTCGTTCAGACCAACTCAAACGGCACCAAAGACGACACACAG gTGTGAAGCCTTTCCAGTGTAAAACCTGTCAGAGAAAGTTCTCCAGATCTGATCATCTGAAGACTCATACCAGGACTCATACAG
- the LOC115352099 gene encoding basic proline-rich protein-like has protein sequence MPLLAFGESGSRGGGCGLASAPGPGRRLAAAGTSTSRGALPPAPPKSWHPSLPGPTRNPPRRLEGPSSGDNVYERCRGEGALPPPPPGCTPGSCCPGGWGGKRESGAPQEQRQVNLPDAGYSQRCDPPPPAQPLPSFSHPGRSEGRGWDRAHAGPGPLAKGPLLSARRRSPLYPGTAGSARRAAARRPPPPPGQGAPGVRGRGRGQAARTPQELRETRVPPIAGEAPGKTLSPRRDGVRPPRAGSLPLAPARAEASPRRPQGLRPRRPRESPRTCTELAGEVSRHVLTGHLDPSNGLASLS, from the coding sequence ATGCCTCTTCTCGCCTTTGGTGAGAGCGGCTCCCGCGGGGGAGGCTGCGGGCTCGCCTCTGCCCCGGGTCCCGGCAGGCGCCTGGCCGCGGCAGGTACCTCCACGTCCCGCGGGGCTCTGCCGCCCGCCCCTCCGAAATCATGGCATCCCTCGCTGCCAGGGCCGACCAGAAACCCGCCGCGTCGCCTGGAAGGACCGTCGTCCGGGGATAACGTGTACGAAAGAtgccggggggagggggctctcccgccgccgcccccggggtGCACGCCGGGGAGCTGCTGTccgggaggctggggagggaagagagagtcCGGGGCTCCCCAGGAGCAGCGCCAGGTGAACCTCCCCGATGCAGGTTACTCACAGCGCTGCGATCCTCCCCCGCCCGCCCAGCCgcttccttccttctcacacCCGGGCAGGTCGGAGGGACGGGGCTGGGACCGGGCCCACGCCGGCCCCGGTCCCCTTGCAAAGGGCCCCCTCCTCTCCGCTCGCCGGCGGAGCCCTCTGTACCCTGGCACGGCCGGCTCTGCGCGACGTGCCGCGGcccggcgcccccccccccccccgggacagGGAGCGCCCGGTgtgcgggggcgggggcgcgggcAGGCAGCCCGGACCCCGCAGGAGCTCAGGGAGACGCGGGTTCCTCCCATAGCGGGAGAGGCACCTGGAAAGACGCTTTCCCCGCGCAGGGACGGGGTccgcccgccccgggccgggTCACTTCCCCTGGCTCCTGCAAGGGCGGAGGCTTCTCCGCGCCGTCCCCAGGGCCTGCGACCCCGCCGCCCTCGGGAGTCCCCACGCACATGCACGGAGCTTGCGGGGGAAGTCAGCCGGCACGTACTTACTGGCCACCTGGATCCCTCTAACGGTCTCGCAAGTCTCTCCTAA
- the WT1 gene encoding Wilms tumor protein isoform X1 — translation MGSDVRDLNALLPSVPSLPSNSNCTMPVSSAAQWAPVLDFPPGASYGSLGPHSFIKQEPSWNGSDPHEEQYLSAFTVHFSGQFTGTAGACRYGPFGAPPPSQPPSGQARMFPNGPYLPNCLESQQAIRNQGYSTVAFDGTPSYGHTPSHHAAQFTNHSFKHEDPISQQPSLGDQQYSVPPPVYGCHTPTDSCTGSQALLLRTPYNSDNLYQMTSQLECMTWNQMNLGSTLKGHTAGYENENHSTPMLYSCGAQYRIHTHGVFRGIQDVRRVPGVAPTIVRSASETNEKRPFMCAYPGCNKRYFKLSHLQMHSRKHTGEKPYQCDFKDCERRFSRSDQLKRHQRRHTGVKPFQCKTCQRKFSRSDHLKTHTRTHTGKTSEKPFSCRWPSCQKKFARSDELVRHHNMHQRNMTKLQLAL, via the exons ATGGGCTCCGACGTCCGAGACCTCAACGCGCTGCTGCCCTCCGTGCCCTCCCTGCCGAGCAACAGCAACTGCACCATGCCGGTGAGCAGCGCGGCGCAGTGGGCTCCCGTCCTGGACTTCCCCCCCGGGGCCTCCTACGGCTCGCTGGGGCCGCACTCCTTCATCAAGCAGGAGCCGAGCTGGAACGGGTCGGACCCCCACGAGGAGCAATACCTGAGCGCCTTCACCGTCCACTTCTCCGGCCAGTTCACCGGCACGGCCGGGGCTTGCCGCTACGGGCCCTTCGGCGCCCCGCCGCCCAGCCAGCCGCCCTCCGGCCAGGCTCGGATGTTCCCCAACGGGCCCTACCTGCCCAACTGCTTGGAGAGCCAGCAAGCCATCCGCAACCAGG GTTACAGCACCGTGGCGTTTGACGGGACCCCCAGCTACGGCCACACGCCGTCTCACCACGCCGCCCAGTTCACAAACCACTCCTTCAAACACGAGGACCCCATCAGCCAGCAGCCCTCGCTAG GGGACCAGCAGTACTCGGTGCCTCCCCCGGTGTACGGCTGCCACACGCCCACCGACAGCTGCACGGGCAGTCAGGCCCTGCTCCTCCGGACCCCCTACAACAG TGACAATTTATACCAAATGACCTCACAGCTTGAGTGCATGACATGGAATCAAATGAACTTGGGATCCACACTGAAGGG CCATACAGCAGGATATGAAAATGAGAACCACAGCACTCCCATGTTATACAGCTGTGGGGCCCAGTACAGAATACACACCCATGGAGTTTTTAGAGGCATACAA GATGTCCGACGGGTGCCAGGTGTAGCTCCAACTATTGTCCGATCAGCAAGTGAGACAAACGAAAAACGTCCCTTCATGTGTGCATACCCTGGCTGTAACAAGCGATACTTTAAGTTGTCCCATTTACAGAtgcacagcagaaagcacacTG GTGAAAAACCTTATCAGTGTGATTTTAAGGACTGTGAACGAAGATTTTCTCGTTCAGACCAACTCAAACGGCACCAAAGACGACACACAG gTGTGAAGCCTTTCCAGTGTAAAACCTGTCAGAGAAAGTTCTCCAGATCTGATCATCTGAAGACTCATACCAGGACTCATACAGGTAAAACAA